A genome region from Maylandia zebra isolate NMK-2024a linkage group LG6, Mzebra_GT3a, whole genome shotgun sequence includes the following:
- the LOC143418881 gene encoding uncharacterized protein LOC143418881, with amino-acid sequence MVTKRGKVVRTEGIELPEGNIADIEDSYKYLGIPQANGNHEEAARKAATTKYLQRVRQVLRSQLNGKNKIRAINTYALPVIRYPAGVIGWPKEEIEATDIKTRKLLTMHGGFHPKSSTLRLYAKRKEGGRGLVSVSTTVQDETTNIQEYIGKMAPTDRVLSEYLRQQKPKKEGDEEPSWKDRPLHGMYHRQIEEVADIQKSYQWLDKAGLKDSTEALIMAAQEQALSTRSIEAGVYHTRQDPRCRLCKDAPETIQHITAGCKMLAGKAYMERHNQVAGIVYRNICAEYNLEVPRSKWEMPPRVVENDRAKILWDFQIQTDKMVVANQPDIVVVDKQKKTAVVIDVAVPNDSNIRKKEHEKLEKYQGLREELERMWRVKVTVVPVVIGALGAVTPKLGEWLQQIPGTTSEISVQKSAVLGTAKILRRTLKLPGLW; translated from the coding sequence atggtaacaaagagagggaaggtagtcagaactgaggggattgaactaccagaaggcaacattgcagacatagaggacagttacaagtacttggggatcccgcaggcgaatgggaaccatgaagaggccgctagaaaagctgcaaccaccaagtacctgcagagggtcaggcaagtcctgaggagtcagctgaatggtaagaacaagatccgggccatcaacacttacgccctgcccgtgatcaggtaccctgctggggtaataggctggccaaaggaggagatagaagccactgacataaagacaagaaagctccttaccatgcatggagggtttcaccccaagtccagcaccctgaggctgtacgctaagcggaaggaagggggccggggactggtgagtgtcagcaccacagtccaggatgagacaacgaacatccaagaatacattgggaagatggccccaactgaccgagtgctcagtgaatacctcaggcagcagaaacccaagaaagagggggacgaggaaccatcatggaaggacaggcccctgcacggtatgtaccaccggcagatagaggaggtggctgatatccagaaatcctaccagtggctggacaaagctggactgaaagacagcacagaggcactaatcatggcagcacaagaacaagctctgagtacaagatccatagaggctggggtctatcacaccaggcaagaccccaggtgcaggctgtgtaaagatgccccagagacaatccagcacataacagcagggtgcaagatgctagcaggcaaggcatacatggaacgccataaccaagtggccggcatagtgtacaggaacatctgtgccgagtataacctggaagtcccgaggtcaaaatgggagatgcccccaagggtggtggagaatgaccgagctaagatcctgtgggacttccagatacagacagacaaaatggtggtggctaaccaaccggacatagtggtggtagacaaacagaagaagacggccgtagtgatcgatgtagcggttccgaatgacagcaacatcaggaagaaggaacacgagaagctggagaaataccaagggctcagagaagagctcgagaggatgtggagggtgaaggtaacggtggtccccgtggtaatcggagcactaggtgcggtgactcccaagctaggcgagtggctccagcagatcccgggaacaacatcggagatctctgtccagaagagcgcagtcctgggaacagctaagatactgcgcaggaccctcaagctcccaggcctctggtag